A segment of the Fusarium oxysporum f. sp. lycopersici 4287 chromosome 4, whole genome shotgun sequence genome:
ttgatgagtggaagagggagaaggaggagaagaagtgaGCATGTTAGACGTTGGCATATACCAAAAGGCTTTAGAAGGTTAGGACTTGCCTCGACGGCTGGTTTGCATTTCTTGTGAAGGCCCATGATAGATCATGACAACCAGAAGCATTGACTTCGTTGTGCGCAATGTTGATCTCACCACTCTATCTGCAGGGTGTATGTTGTGTTACCCTCTGCCACGAAAAGATGGCCTCATTCAGTCTTACTGCCATAGTATCGACAAAGTAGCTCTACAGCGGACAACGGCTCACGTAGAGTGCcccaacctcatcatcccAGATATACAGAAGCATCGCTGGGACCACCGAGATGCTCAAAAACACTGATCATCTCCGCAACAACCCATCTACATATAGCTTCACCCAAAGCAAACACTCACGACCCCAATCTGGCAATCCCTACATCATGTCGCTCGTATTCCTTCCCCTCACATAAATGCCGACGCTCAATGCGGCTATCCAAGATTGATCTTCAGGGCCCTCCTACGCCATCGTTTCAGCCCCCAACCTAATCCACGTGCTTCACTTACATCACCGGCTGTCATCCTCATTCCTTCATTTGGAAAGTGGGATTCTGTTTGGACTACAAAGATCTGATCGTCGGCAAGGTTTATGATAGCTTTTGTAAAACCTCGTATTTCGGTCTGGGCTGACGATGTTGGTAATTTGGAGGTGTGAGGCTTAGGTATAAGAGGTGAGTATGTTGCTGCTGAATTGAGAGGGTTTTGTGGTATCGGTTTCAACACTGGCACCAGATTTTAATTGAAAGTTCTTCATTAAAACAATACAACTTTACCCCTGCGTATATCTTGGCAACATGTGGTCTCTCTACTTCCTCACAGCCTTTCTCGCAATGTAATCCCTCCCTTCATCCCTCTGCACTACACTAACACCCTCAGCTCACCACCATCGCAAAGAAATCCTCCAAGCCCTGCCCAACCGTCACAACCACTGCAACTCTCTGCACAACCTGCGTCGTGCCCGCCTGTCTCACCATCGAAACAATTTCCCCCCAGCGAAACTGCCCCTCGAAGGTCCCAACCTCTGGCACATCATTCCCCTGCTCCAAGTCAAAGTGTCCCAGTGGCTGCGCGACTTCTTACACCTACGCTTCAGCCTATGGAACTGTTACTAAGAAGCCTAAGTGTCCTACTGTCACTGAAACAGCTACTATCTGTTCAGATTGCATTAGACCGATGTGCTTAACTTTGGAGACGGTGAGTTCAGTTTGCGGATGTCCCGAGTCGCCTGCTACGGTTACGACCAGCTACCCTTGCGGTGAGGATTGTCCTGTTGGTTGTGGGACAGAGTATCTTACTCCTACTGTTACGCCGAATTGTAAGAAGAATGAGGATTAGAGGGTGAGGCTGGTGGTGAGCTGTTGTGGTTGGTAAGGGTTAAGGGATGATGGCGTGTTTGTGCTAAGGCTTGGAGAAAAGTATTTGAGACATGGAAGAAGTGTAAGACAGTTGTGGGATGTGCCGGTGTATCGGGTCTGGTGTTAGTCTTTTGAGAATGTCAACTGAATGTTATCTAAATGTAAACCCTTTCATTCTATTGCAGCTTATAAGTGTTGAAGTACTAAATGAGAACAAGGAATAAACCTCTCTTTCAAACAATACCTTTCAATCAATAGGTTTGAGATGGGCAACCCAACCTTATCAATCCCAAGTCAGCATTCCTGAttatggtgttgatgtcTGAGACATATCTGCTACTAAGTGCCTGCCACTACGCCAGCATTGTCTGCCGCGGATTGGAACGCAAATTGCCAAACCCCATATTTTGGTAATTCTAGATCTCTTATACCCGGGAATAAAGATTGCTATTCATTGAAAGAGCCTTGTCATGGAAATGCTGTGAATAGTTGACAGAGAAGAGGCTGGGGTGGAACAAGAGTATATAAGACTTGCAGATCGCTTGGCTAAACATCATTATCAATCATACTACTTACAACAACTACCACTCATAATATCGACATCAAGACCACTATTCACACAAGTTCACAATGATTACTGCAAATATGCACCTGTTAATCCTTCTGCCCATGGTCCTCCTCGCAGTCGCCCTCCCTCAACCTCACCCAAAATATATCGGCTGCATCTCCCaagcctcaaccttctcagcaacaacTCTGCCCTCCCCTTTCACAACCCATCAATGCCTCCAAGCCTGTGCCGCTAAAGGTAGCCTCGTCGCCATTGGCAGCGGAACATGCTACTGCGATAACGGTAGCGCATCTGCATCTTTCGAACTAGTCGATGAGACTCGCTGCACAGAGCTATGTATTGCCGGCGATGCGACCAGCGGCAAATGTGGAGGACAAGACGTCATGAGTCTGTACCAGATCGACGGTTGTAACGGCGGTTGTGCAAAGAATGGGACTATTCCGCCTGTGGTGCAGACTCCTTGTACGCTTTGTGGACAGGCGACGCTTGTTCCTACTCCTACAGCAGTTCAGAGGAAAGCTGGGAGCCCTTGTCCTTTTGAAGGATGTAAAGCTGCGCCAGCTCCTATTGCAACCCCTGCTGGGAACTCAACTGCCAAGATCTGCCCATCAGGAGGATGTAGTTCCAACGGGCAAGGAGGCGGCCAGAGCGGTAGTGGAGAAGCTGGTGGCCAAGGCGGAACAACAGGCACAGAAAATGGATCTTCTGGTGAAGGGTCTAAGGCTGCCCCGGGGCTTGCGAACGAAAGCCCAAGATTGTATTCGCCAAGTATACTGTCAGCTATCGCAGCCGTGATCTTTGGGTTGCGATTCCTATGAGcaaaaaggagaagaattGGCGCATTCGCTTGCATGTTTTGGAGTTAATGGCTGGGCATGATTCATGATTTGATGGTAACGGAAACGGAAACGGAAACGGAAACGAAAACAAAGGATAGCTTGTTGACTTGTTCATACTATAAAATGCCAACTTTGACAATATGCTACAATCTCCCAAATGAGTAATGAGCCAGTGCAGGAAGGGTATCGTGAAATGGCCTCCCTACGCCTTCGGTGCCTCAGTCAACGGCACGTAGCGGACTCCAaacaacttcttcttcgtaaTCTCCCCATTTCCATCCTTCTCAATTCTCCAAACGTGCTGGTTGTACCCCATCTTGTCATCATCGACGGGGATGAACATGCTATAGCTTGTTAGCATACTCACTCGCACAAACACGATCTCACTTACCACCCAGGTGCCTTCAATTGCTCCAATAGCTCTGGATGAATCTCCACTGCAGAAGCCCCGACATGAATAACATCCCAGCCCGTCccctcattcttctctccctctctcgGTTCCTCAACCCATCCCTTCCTCCCATCACCAAACCTAAATCTCACCTTGCCACTCTCAAGCAATCTTCTTCCCTCCTCACTTTTCGACATGTTCTTTTCACCAAGTTCTTTCAGCTGACGAATATGCTCAAGACCGACTACAAGGCCCTTCTCACCGACAAGTTCAGCCATAACGTGGGTTAGATACCCAGATCCAGAACCGATATCGAGGACCCGGGGGGCCGGCGATGTCGATGAGGGAAGAAGATAGCTGAGAACATGCTCGATGGCTGAGGCGTGCATATGCGGTGCAGATATAGTTGCTGAGTAGCCGATGGGCTGGGGTGAGTCTTCATATGGCATGGCTGGAGCGTAGTGAGCTCGGTCAACCTGGATGATCAGCATGAGCTTAAGATGGGGGCAGGAAGTTCACCTTGAGGAATGCCTCTTTCACTCGAGGGTCAGTAATGAGACCATTCTTCCACATGTTCCCAACAAGAGCCGAGTTAGTGTCTCCGCTGCACGTCCACGCCATGTTGATACTAAAGAGTCTCTGCTGTGTAAGTCGACAAGTATTTCTGTAGAGGCTAGAGACAAAAGAGGAGAGATGGAGTGATTTCTTGGTGAAAGCCACGATGACGGTGCGAATCTCAGTGATATGAAAAGTTGTAGGAGAAATTAAGATGCAAGACTGATGTTGGGTAATGTTTTACTGATTCTGGAAGGGAAGGAGTGAGTTGTAATGTTATCATCATACCTTATCGTACGTAACCCGAGCTGCCGAAGCTTGTGCGGGGCCGTTCCGTAATACGGGGATCGGCGACGGGTAACCCCACAGACCAAATCACTACTGACATTCACTAACAGGGGCTTTAATTTACGAGATCGTTCACTACCAGGATAGTAGACTGGGGAGGAGAATGTTTCGGGAGTAGAGGCTTTGATCTTTCGTATCGGGTTTACGATAATTTAGCTGAAATACGGACGACGAGAACAGGAAGAAAGAGGATTCTCCGCTCATTTATGATGAGCCCTTTATATCTACGGTTCTCAGGCTGCCATCAGCTGCCAAAACATAAATACAACCAAAATCATGTTATGAGACGTATATAGAGACGTATGAAACTGCGTGTGACGCGCCAAACACTAAGCTTGTAGTAGGGACCAAAATATCCTTCCCATCCATCCACCCAAGAAACGCCAAAAGGAAAAGAGTTAACGCCTACGTCTCTCGACTGATGCGCTTCCATGATATAAGGGTATTGTTGTACATATTCAAACCCGCTAATTTAGACTACCCGCTCGTTCGACTCTCCCTCAGCGATGATCGGTACACCAAGACCACGATCAGGGCTCTGGAGGACGAGCTGCTCGTGACGTCGTGCTCGTAGAAACTCGGCGACGCTCTTGATAAGAAGGAACCAGCCGACTACCATGAGCACGTAACCTAGCCACTCGCCTCCACTAATGCTGCCGAGATCATCGTCTGTTACGTCGCCTTGCTTGAAGCTGTGGGAATTGGGGTCGGGTGGTGCGGCGTAGCCATCGGGGCCGCTCATTGCTGGGGGCTCGTCTTCGGAAACGCCTTTCATGTAGAAACCGTATTGAATAAGAGTAATGCCGAGACCAGCGCGAGAACCGTTCTTGGCGGCGTGGGTTGAGTGGAGAAGATATGTAAGGAGGAAACCGACGAGCTGGAAGGATGTTGAGATCATGCCGTTCCAGacaaaggagaagaatgagcCAACTGGCATGCCGTCGATGTAAACCTCGTCGGGTCCTCCCATGCCGGGAGCGAGAATAGTCGTCTCCCAATATGGAGGAGCAGCATCGGCCGCGGCTTGTTCGTAGGACTATTAAAGTTAGTGACATAGCCAGAGGCTGTTTGTTTGGGCGACATACCGGTGGTAATTCGTCTTTCTCGGGATCACTGCTCCCTCTCTCCGGGCGCGCAGACAAATTGGCAAAAACACCATCTGATCCAGAACCGCCTCCTACAAttcttgttggccttgaaCCGGACGGCGTTGGTGCCGGAGCAGCCGGTTGAGCAGGTGTTGGTATCGTGTTGACATTATCCATAGATGGTGTCGAGTTCTGTCGCATCAATCGCCTCcgatcatcaacctcatcgtcgctatcgtcatcatcgtcaaaggCATCGGCAAGAGTAGCATCGACCTGGCGCGTTGGTTggggagaagaagatcgagagtGAAACGAGGGAGGTGGCGAGTGGGGGATCGGATGAGAGAGattgttgttattgttgttgtttcgGGCGTCAAAGTCCTCCTCGTCTTGGCCGTTAATCTGTGACCTTGTCAGTTCGTTCAAAACATCGCTGCTGATTGCGCGACTCACTCGTTCGTATCGTCCGGACATGATGGGCTAATCGTCTGGCGGTGTCGGGCTGCCTCCCGAATCCGCTTACCAAGAGGAAAAGATACGCGATGTCGtaggaagagaagaaggttgaagagacTCGGGaacgaaaagaaaaaggagagATGAAACCAGTGCgaggaaaaaaagaaaagaggatCTTCAAGGGAACGACGGCGAAAGGGTTTAGTTTTGGGTTTGGGTGTGCTTGCGTTGACTTTGAAGTTTGACGATTACGAAACAGACAGTGGACAGGACGGGAGGAGAAAGCCTGCCTGGGGCGAGCGCCTTAGTCGATATGCGGACGGCGGCTGTATTCGGGTTCGGTATCGGCACAGTGTGAAGAACAACAGGGGATGGTCTAGAAGGGTCTTCAGGGGTGATGCGCCCAAGTATGCGCCCACTGAAACGTCGTGGCGCACTGTGATGCTACTTTGGCTTACAGTATCTTTTCATTCACAGCCCCTAATCAAAGTTCAGGGGCACATCAACAAAGCCAGATCTGAGAGGTTATTCTCGAGTGCGAGTCTTTGATGGAACATCGTGGAAGAATGACAAAAGAACTTGATTTATTCTTTGTATGACTCTTGACTTGAACTTGCAAGTGGGCTGTGTCAGGTAGCGTTGGATCCACCTCCACATTGAATCAGATCACGGGCTTGTCCTCATCAGGTTCAAGAATGGATGAGGCATTCCATTTCAAGGGTCTCGTGGCAGCCTGAGGCAAATTAAGCCTGACCCAATCATATGCGTTTCGATTACAGTTTCAAAAGAGATCAACACTGTGACGGGCACACTGTTTTATGGAATTTCTCGATGGTTGACGTCGAGATATTCTGCTGCAGAGAGGTCCAGTCCTAGTAACGACATCTTGACAATTCACAATGTCGCGCTCATTATCTGTAAGTGACTGCATGCTCTAGAAGAGGAAGGGCTTAGTATTGACTTTTTCTTTGCAGCAAAAAATCTACTCCGACGTCTTTGCGCGCTGGCCAAAGCAAGCCCTTCGTCCCGatcaccaactccaagatGTCCTAGGCAAAGCCGTAACCGGGCGATTCCAAAACTATAAGCCCTCTATGGAGCGCGAGGAGCTTCTCAAGGCGCGGGCGCTTCAATTCCTTCTCCAAGACCGATATAACGATCGAGTACGTACGACAATACAGCGAACACAATTCGGTGCTAATATTTGTGCagttcaagctcaagggcagATTACTCGAGCCAAAGAGTCAACCGACATATTTTGCGGATCTAGTGAGGGAAATTGACGAGGCGCCGAATAGATCGTGGTTGGAGAGATTGGGCAAGCGATTAACAGGAATGATTCGGTTTCAGTAATTGATGGACGAGAAAACGACTTAATGCATGGAAAAGATCCCAAAGAAGGATACTGGCATCTTCCGTGTATATGTATTGTACTTGTACATTGTATCAAAAGCGATTCCCCGTATTTGCTCATGTGCCCATATCCAACGCCTTCTAGATCGCTCAGCCCTGTCTAGATGTACTTCTCATCCGGATCTATCTTGTTAAACCACACTTGGATCTGCTCATAAGCAGTAAACACCAATCCTCCCGAAACTACCAACCTCGCCAAACGTGGCAGCGCACCACTCCAGAACGTCAAAACACCCTCCTGCTTGAAGATAGTCGTCGCGCACTTGAAGCTGTTGCCATATGTCTTTTTCGCCTCGATACTCTGCATGCGTGTCTTGATAGTATCAAGTGGCTGTGTCACATATACAGTGATCAAACCAGCCAAACCACCAATTGCAAAAGTTCCAACAGCACCGAGCTTCTCGCCAGGTGCTGTGTATGACTCGGCCATTTGCTTGAAGAAATTATAGGCGGTGAAGCGTGTTGCGCTGTTGGCAGCTTGTCGAGCGGTCGTGGGGACGAATCCTTGGAAGAAACCTCGGAGACCACGTTCGCGGGCGATGATGGGGACGGCGTGGAGGAAGCCGCGCATTCGAGGCTTAGCGGACTTGCGGTCGTCGATACTGCGATTGTAAGCTTGGGCCCTGCGGGGGAAGAAGTTAACTTACAGAGTGGTCTTGATACTCTCGGTGGGAGTCACAGCAAGCAATGACTCTGTGACTCCAGCACCGAAGCCAGCAATGACGGTACGAGGTCCAGAGAGGTTGCCATTCTCGTCGACTAGAAGCGCCTTGTACTGATCAAAAGCAACGAATCCTAGCCATTGTTAGTCAATGCTACGTACGTAAACTCGGGAAGCAGCATACGGATTCCAGCCTTAGCTGCGTTGCCAATGATGAGAGTGGTGCATCCAGCATACCACTGCTTGCCGAACGGCGGCCAAGGGAGCTTCTGTCCTTCAGCTAACCGTCTGTTCAACTGCGACCTTGTCTTTGCAACTACACCAAATCAGTATTGTCCGTATCGACCCGAAGGGTGAGTAAACATACACTCGGCGGGGTAGGTAATAGCTATATGACAGCTTGGTTAGCTACATCTTCAGAGTCATGTCGTGTGAGCATACCAATCTCGATGGCGCCGGCAGTCGATCCAGCGATGATGGATCGCAAGGGACTgggctgcttcttcttttcgcCTGTTTGTGTTGTCGACGCCATGATTGCTGTCCTGCCCGGTTATGGTCTGCAGGCGATGTGGGTGTTGACGGGAATGGgaacttttttttttgggcGTGGGACGGGATGGATTTCGTCACTTTTGGTACAGACGGGGAGCTGTTGTAATTTACACGTGCGCCGATGTCGCTGTAGTGTAAGTGTAACTACAGTGGTTGGCTGCTGGACGCGGGCTATGGAGTACTCCGCAAATGCTTGGGCACCAGGACCAGTCCGTTGAAACAGCCACGGGTGCCTCCTTATTTTAATTACGAATCCAATGAGGAGTGCTAAGTCAACGGATAGCTACAATTCATTTCAGAATTGAACTAAATTTATGCCGCTTTTAAGTTCCAACCCGTCGGGTGTTACTGAGTCGGCATACCACGGCCCaagtcaacttcaacctcgGCGCACGTTTGAGGCTACGGATACCACGCATTGTTCTAACCACGGCCCATATCTTGTTTGTTTTTGAGGCCGACATGAATAATTACGGATAGATTCTTGTGGCTTGAATACGAGTAACCCGTATGCCATTCAGGAAAAAAAAACGAATAGCATGTTGCCCATAGGACACCACCTGCACGGTATGGCGAACAGGGCGATTACATGCTATCACCAACTCTTCGCTTGCCCACGAACGTGACTTTAATATTCTAACACATACAACATAATGCGAGgaattgactttggcttGAGAGTTGGCGTCCGCCGTGACCGGATGTGCCTAGTCGATATCGACCTATAATGACAGACAGACCCCTCCGTGAATCCCAACAGTATTACAAGGCTTTCCATGAGTGACTTTATGCATAAGCGGTATTTGTTTTTGGAGCTGAAaccgatgaggaagatgtgGCACTCGGTCAACGGGTAGATGCagtgatcttctcatctcgCTCATGCTGTTTGCCAATGGCCTATCTAACCAGAGCTCAGAAAGTCGGTATGAATCAGACCAATCCTCGACCACGAAACGGCATAAGTGTTTGCAACTTGACAAGTTCAACTCCGGTACAAATAGCCCATCACCGCACTCATCAAATTTCGCTGTTGCAGCACCGTAACTCGACTCGTATCACGccgtcgtcttcgtcatcatcatggcagaGACTCAATCTGTCGAGATGAAGGATTCCCCTGAACCCGCCCATAAGGAACCAGAAGAACGCCAAACACGTTACTCTCAAGAAGAGACCGACCGCCTTGAGGGCGAGCTCTCCCCCATTGATGCCCTCGCCACTTTCATTCCCCCGGGTGTCGTCATCCCCCCTTATCCTCCATGGCGCCATACCGCCAACAGTAACCATCTTCATGGACGTAATCAGAGGATTGGGCACATTGGAGAGAGAAATGGAAACAAAGTCTTTGAGCTGATAGGGGATGCGCCTCACTATCCTTCATTTCAAATGCGAGGCCTTGGGCCTTGTATACTTTGTTCTTGGTGCTTCCCCGGCTTATGAAGCATGGAAATTCGGGCCCCTCGAGCTTGGTATACATATTCCTTCCTTTCACGCACTTTTAGAAGCAAAAGATATGAGCGTGGAGAAGATCTCTTTGTGCTTAGGCGAACATGTAGGAGTGATTCCGTCACCGCCGGAATTCCGTGacgaagatggtgatggagtaTGGTAGTCCTTCAGGACAGCCTACATCAAACAAGGCAACGCATGCCGTACCAAGGATTCTATGCCGACACCGGAAGCTGTTCTGGAGCATTTCGAAAGGATGGAAGACAGGAACAGGCCTCGGAAATACTAATGCCATTGGGCTTGTGAGAGTATTTATTGCGAAGAGAAGTTTATGTATTTTTGTATGATAACTAAACAAATCTTTGCAGTATCATTTCATCTAAATGCTGGCCAACTCCACTGATGCTTCATTTCTCATACTTGAGTATTCATGTTCATTCTATCTACTTATTCCTCCCCCATTTCTGCTCCAACACAGCCTTCCACTCATTGAAACTCGCCACCTTTCCATTAGCCAACAATATCTCTCCCCTGTGCAACACTCTTCCCAACGGGGGCACAGTAAACCACTGATGATCACTCCTACAAATCAAATCATCCCTATGATCGCTCGTCTTATTCCCCTCGCTCTTAATAACAGCCATGCACTTTGCGTCATACGTCTCCATGCAGTACTCACAGATGTAGTACTCATCTGAAGGAGGGATTAGATCTAGACATTGAGCGCAGTTTTGGCGCATTGTTTGAATCTCGGGGAGTTTGGGCTCGATGCGTGAAAGGACGGGTGAGTCTTCTGGAGTAGAGGTGAAGACCTTGGGATCGACTTTGCGCATGGATTGGCTAAGGGCAAGAGCGTTTTCGATGTCGTcggcggcgatgaagaggccgaggaggttATCCAGGGCGTATTCGTCGTTTTGgacatcatcgtcagagAGGATGTCAAGACTATCGTTGATGAGTTGCCGAAGATCGCGGTCTGTTGAAGAACTTCGACCGAGAAGACGATTGAAGAGGATCATGTAGATGGCTGCGATATTGACATCTGAACCAACCATCTCAATCGGCATGTCATGGTTCTGGTGTCGActctgcttctgcttgatcttctcgaggTCTTCAAGCCAAGTGTCTGCTTCCGGCGTCCTCAACCCAGCGTGAAGGATACGTTCTTTGTACAGGGAAGCAAGTTTCTGGAATGCAAGAGCATAAGCCTGTCTCGTGGGAACGTTACCGCGAGGACGGTATCCAAGTTGCGTTATACTCTCAAACAGATCCAGCGCAGAATCGATATCGCGACTATACGTGTACGTTGCACCAAGTGCGAGACGAAGATACAGCGCCTTGAGGGGATCGCGAGTTGCGGTTGCGACCTCAATCGTGAAGAGCAGAGACTCGTAAATGAAGTCTGTTTCACCGACTTTGCTAGCTGCTTTGGGGATCCAGTCTATGACAAGAGGTTTGTTATGGAACTCGAGCAAAAAATCAACGAGTCTTGTACGCTTGTGTTCTGCGTCAGTGACTTGTTCTGAGAGTTGTTTGAGGAACTGAATAACAGTTTCGTGGCGATTCTCAGTAGCAACAAGCTCCAGATATCCGAGTTCAGGCTCGAAATATTCCTTGCATTCTTTGCGATCTAGACCGACGACTTTAGCGCTCTTCATTGCCTTGAGGAAGTACTCGAGTGCTTGGTCGACTTTGTGGAGTTCTTCGTAGCAATTGGCGATGAGGATGTGATCCTTGTACAGACGCCATTTGCAGCTCTTTAAAGCCTGCTCGTCGAGCTTGCCACTGGCGAtactctcttcttcaattgcTTCACACTTGAGAGTTTGTTCTAGAGCCTCTTTGAAGCGACCGTCACGCGAAAGACAGTATGCGATACGACCGCGCGTTTCAACACTGTTATTGTCGAGAGCGAGAGCCTTGTCGTAATGTCCCAGCGCCTTGTTGTGCATGTCATTCGTAAGGTATGTGCTTCCGAATCGACGGTGCCAGTGTGCACTCTCTGGGATCTTTGCCCATTCTGCTGCTTTGACGATTCGGTTTTCAACAGGGATCTCAGTCCAGTGGGTATTGCAGTCGGACCAGGAGTAGCCTTCTTGCATGAAAGCGATGGATTGTACGATCTTGAAGCAGAAGAGGGTGGGTATGTACTTCTTGAAGTCTTCTGAGAGCCACGCTCGAGCGTAGAGGTCTCCGATGGGCTTGAAGATACCGGGGGATTCTTTGACACCCTTGCTTGCCCATTCTCGAGCTTCAGGACTGAGAGAGGATTGGACATCGGGATCGCCCATCCATCGTTTCAGACCTTTCATGTTTGCATCTGTAAGGACGTCAAGACCctcatcattcttctcatacATGAGAGTCCAGTCAAGGATGGTGTTCTCATCAGTGAGCATCTTGTGCACATACTCTCCAAGCTCTTTCTTCTCAGGTGCAGGTACTGTCTTGGGATCGAGAACAGCTAAATGCTCCTGCCAGTACCACGCAGCATACTGTTTCATAGACTCTCGACCACTAGCACTGAGACGATATTTCTCAAAGGCAGCCTTGTTAGTAAAGATGGACAGACAGGTCCTCAGGATGTGAATGCGCGAAATGAGGGGATCAAAGCCGATACCAGCACCAAGCTTTGAAGAGTTTTGAGTACTGAAAAACTCCTTGACGGAAGAGTGGAAGAAAGTAATCCACGTGTTCGTCTTGCTCGATCGAAAGTCCATCTCACTCATCGGATCAAAGAGATCAGAATTGGCAGCTGGACTCACGCCGCGGCCGGGACTTCCTCGTCCAGGGCCCAAAGCCTGTATCGGAC
Coding sequences within it:
- a CDS encoding protein-L-isoaspartate O-methyltransferase; protein product: MAWTCSGDTNSALVGNMWKNGLITDPRVKEAFLKVDRAHYAPAMPYEDSPQPIGYSATISAPHMHASAIEHVLSYLLPSSTSPAPRVLDIGSGSGYLTHVMAELVGEKGLVVGLEHIRQLKELGEKNMSKSEEGRRLLESGKVRFRFGDGRKGWVEEPREGEKNEGTGWDVIHVGASAVEIHPELLEQLKAPGCMFIPVDDDKMGYNQHVWRIEKDGNGEITKKKLFGVRYVPLTEAPKA